The following proteins are encoded in a genomic region of Pyxicephalus adspersus chromosome 9, UCB_Pads_2.0, whole genome shotgun sequence:
- the LOC140337708 gene encoding 3-galactosyl-N-acetylglucosaminide 4-alpha-L-fucosyltransferase FUT3-like, which produces MESMWLSRVFFFFTLQFFVSFIIFTLFNKNGNTTLQNGLSAESNSTNEPSLIILLWTYPFGIVFPLNQCPPKYDASQCFFTVDRSRYLSANAVIIHHRDVCSSKNQLPQIPRPPNQYWIWFNMESPTHCPNLQFMDKLINLTMSYRVDSDIFAPYGYLEKSNGNINFTIPQKTKLVAWAVSNWNPRSRRVQYYDELKKYIKVDIYGVRHLHLSRSHHLETISMYKFYFAFENSIHVDYITEKLWVNSFASGTVPVVMGPPRENYERYIPPDSFIHVDDFLSAQDLASYLLSLDKDDEKYQQYFNWRSTYTIPEPEGEWIPQYCRVCKSLREGPTYRTIPSVAAWFK; this is translated from the coding sequence ATGGAATCAATGTGGTTGAGTagggtcttctttttttttacactacagtTTTTTGTCTCCTTTATAATATtcacattatttaacaaaaatggaaaCACCACTTTGCAAAATGGTTTATCAGCAGAGTCAAACAGTACTAATGAACCTTCACTGATAATACTGCTTTGGACATATCCTTTTGGAATTGTATTTCCACTCAATCAATGCCCACCAAAATATGATGCttctcaatgtttttttacagtagacCGTTCAAGGTATCTTTCAGCAAATGCTGTTATTATACATCACCGGGATGTGTGCAGCAGTAAGAATCAACTGCCTCAAATTCCTAGACCCCCTAACCAGTACTGGATATGGTTTAACATGGAGTCCCCAACCCATTGTCCAAACCTTCAGTTCATGGATAAATTGATAAATCTCACAATGTCCTACAGGGTGGATTCTGATATTTTTGCTCCATATGGTTATTTAGAGAAAAGCAATGGCAACATAAACTTTACTATCCCTCAGAAGACAAAATTGGTGGCTTGGGCTGTCAGTAATTGGAACCCAAGATCCAGAAGAGTCCAGTACTATGatgaactaaaaaaatacataaaagttgaCATTTATGGTGTCAGACATCTCCATCTTTCTAGATCACATCATTTAGAAACTATTTCCATGTACAAATTCTATTTTGCTTTTGAGAATTCAATTCATGTAGACTACATCACTGAAAAACTTTGGGTTAATTCATTTGCATCAGGAACTGTACCAGTTGTCATGGGTCCACCACGTGAAAACTATGAACGTTATATTCCTCCTGACTCATTCATTCATGTGGATGACTTTTTGAGTGCTCAAGATTTGGCTTCCTATCTTCTTAGTCTGGACAAAGATGATGAAAAGTACCAACAATATTTCAACTGGAGATCAACGTACACTATTCCAGAACCAGAAGGGGAATGGATACCCCAGTACTGCAGAGTATGCAAGTCTCTGAGGGAGGGACCAACTTATAGGACTATTCCAAGTGTTGCAGCATGGTTTAAATAG
- the LOC140338505 gene encoding 3-galactosyl-N-acetylglucosaminide 4-alpha-L-fucosyltransferase FUT3-like yields MEWMACLKQSFKWSCILLCFSLQGYILFSVFAFYHANKVPSKIILQPRPIITKQTNCSLAPEMTPAPSKPPLTILLWTWPAKHTFPLNQCPPLVDSSGCFFTVNRSMYLIANAVVIHHRDISTKAQLPPMPRPLNQYWVWFNMEPPEHLHKLSLMDNIINLTMSYKSDSDIFTPYGWLKSNNGAENFTIPSKSRLVAWIVSNWKQKHKRVQYYNKLKNYLQIDVYGKHNLPLPRKDHFVTLSKYKFYLAFENSIHEDYITEKLWYNAFYAGAVPVVLGPSRKNYERFIPPDSFIHVDDFSSAQELAAYLLSLDKDDQRYRQYFNWRSRYMPVEKRKTWITEYCKVCKALKEAPAYRSIPSIAEWFK; encoded by the coding sequence ATGGAATGGATGGCTTGCTTAAAACAATCATTCAAGTGGAGCTGCATCTTGTTGTGTTTTTCTCTACAGggctatattttattttcagtatttgctTTTTATCATGCAAACAAAGTACCttccaaaataattttgcaaCCGAGACCTATAATAACAAAGCAAACTAACTGCTCATTAGCACCTGAAATGACCCCAGCACCCAGCAAACCTCCTTTGACTATTCTGCTTTGGACATGGCCAGCAAAGCATACTTTCCCACTTAACCAATGTCCTCCACTGGTTGATTCATCTGGATGTTTCTTCACAGTGAATAGAAGCATgtatttgatagcaaatgctgTTGTTATTCACCACAGGGATATAAGTACAAAAGCCCAATTGCCCCCAATGCCAAGGCCTTTGAATCAGTACTGGGTTTGGTTTAACATGGAGCCTCCTGAACATTTGCATAAGCTTTCCCTCATGGATAATATTATAAACCTGACCATGTCCTACAAGTCTGATTCAGACATTTTTACCCCTTATGGTTGGTTGAAAAGCAACAATGGAGCAGAAAACTTCACAATTCCCAGTAAATCCAGACTTGTGGCATGGATAGTGAGCAACTGGAAACAAAAACACAAGAGAGTCCAATACTATAATAAACTAAAGAACTATCTTCAAATTGATGTTTATGGTAAGCATAATTTGCCATTACCAAGAAAAGACCACTTTGTGACACTGTCCAAGTACAAATTCTACCTGGCCTTTGAAAATTCAATTCATGAGGATTATATCACAGAGAAACTCTGGTACAATGCATTTTATGCAGGAGCAGTACCTGTTGTATTGGGTCCCTCTCGTAAGAACTATGAGCGTTTTATACCACCAGattcatttattcatgttgatGACTTTTCATCTGCACAGGAGCTGGCTGCCTATCTTCTGAGTTTGGACAAAGATGACCAAAGGTACCGACAATACTTTAACTGGAGGTCTCGTTATATGCCTGTTGAAAAGAGGAAAACCTGGATAACTGAATATTGTAAAGTTTGTAAAGCACTAAAAGAGGCACCAGCCTATAGGTCAATCCCAAGTATTGCTGaatggtttaaataa